The DNA sequence GATTCGTTTTTACGTATTGTTCAATCCTTTTCTGAACGTAAATGACACCCATTTCGGCCAGATGAGTTGCCCGATTGACTGATTCTGTTTGCTTATTTTGTTTCGCAGTTGTGAGTGAATGGTTAATGATGACAAGACCAACTGTCATTAAAAGCGTCAAGGTTAACAATACAATAACGAGGGTCGAACCTCTCTCCTGACGAAGGAATAGCATCATTCACTTCCCCCATTCGCCTTTGTTAAACGGGAAATCGTCGTTTCAAACTCCAATATATCTTGCCTCTTCTCGATTTGTGCTAATTGCAAAGTCACATCGATGATTAAGTTTTCTGAATTCGTAACATCCATTTCCGTGCTTTTTTCAACCTTTTGTCCATTGATCGTCAATGTCCACTTATATGGCGACGTATCAACGGTCGTTTCTTTTACATCACCATCTACGATATAAACGATTTGAAATGATGTTTCATCAAGAGGTTCGATAACATAGCGGCTGCTCGTCTGATGAATGTTCGTCAGCAAAGAAAAGACATAATTTGCTTCTCTACGTGCTTCCTCCCGCTTCATTCGCTCGTTTAAGTTTCCAACCGTGCTCGTTAAAATGTTGTAAAAGAGAACGATAAAAATGATAAAAAGAGAAAAAGCGGCCAGCATTTCCACTAACGTCATTCCATGCTCATTCTGATATCGTTTCATTTTTTTCACTTTGTGCCTCCACATATCCATACGTATCCGCAATGACTTGTGAAGAATCGTCGATGACCTCCACTTTCACTTTATAAAGATTTACAGCCTCTTCTTTCGAAACGGTTAAACGTAGCCTTAAATCCGCATTCGTTTTAAAACTTCCGTCATCATTTACAGCATTGATTTTCGGCTCATTTTCTTGATGAAAGGTTTCGTAAACGGTCGTTTCATTCGGAACATTTGCTGGAATGCTTTCTGGCGTATAACGAATTTCTTCCAAAACCGCTCTTGCTAAATTCGTCGCTTCAATCGCTCGCTCATTTTTATTTGAAAACATGGCAGACTGCGTAAAAAAAGTTGCGAAAACCATCATCACAATGGATAAAATGGCAATAGAAGCAACAATCTCAACTAACGTTAACCCGTTTTCCCCTTGATATCGCATCAAAATTTCCCCAGCTTTCAATATACTATTAAAAAAGTGTAACAAATAAAGGTATTTATTTTCTCCTAATTTATTTTATTATAAAATGATATCAGCACGATGAATAGACCAAAAGACCGATAGAATTTGACGATACTTTGTGTAAAAAGAAGCTTGACAAGAAGGGTATGAAAAAATGGCAAAAAATTTTTGGATATTGTTGTTGACGGTTACGTTCATTGCTGGTTGTTCTCATTTAATGGAAACTTCAGAGCAAACTCAAACGTATTTAGCTGATGAAGTGATCACGGGTAAAACAAAAGAAGAATTGAAACAATTTATAGATACAATGACTGCCAATTGGCTAAAAAATACAGAGATTCAATTTGTTTATGAAGAAAAAAAACATACGATTACAAATGACGTTTTTACTTTTCTCCCAAGAGAAACATTATCCAATATCGCGGTAGAGAAAAAAAATCATTTATTTGTAAAAATCGATCAAGAAAAAGTAAAAAAGGAAATTTCTTCGTTTACAAATGACGCCGTCGCTACTGCGATCGATTATGATGCTTTGACAAATGAACTCACCTTGCTTGCGGAACAAAATCAAACTGGAACGCACACGTTTCTGCTACAAGATTACATCAAAATAGACCCAAATAAACAAAATGAAACGGTATCGATGTCAAGTATGTTCATCCCTTCTTCTTTTCGTAGTTTTATAGAGGATTGGATCTCCCAGCATGAAGTCATTGAAATACTTGAAAACAGTTTATTTTCATTCGAAACATATATGAACGATTTTCAAGGTGACTATTCAAACGAAGAGTGGAGCTTTTTAGCGACAGCGATTTACAAAACGATTCTCCCTAGTAATTTTGAGATTTTACAACGAACAACAAGCCGCACTCTTCCAGGCTATACTATTCTCGGCTATGATGTTAGTGTTTCTCCAGGGAAGAGGAATTTCGTATTTCAAAATGTGAATTCTCTCCCTTACAAGCTTTCTTTTGCCATTGAAAAGGATCGCCTTTATGTGAAGTTGATCGGACATCCATTTATTTATCAATATGACATTGAGGTGGATAACGTCAAATATTATGAGGCAGAACCAATCGTTTATTTTACCAATCAATTAGAAAAAGGGATTTTTGTCGAAACCAAAAAAGGGTTATCAGCTGTTTCTGCCGATATTTACCGAATTCTCTACACCCACGACGGCTCTTTGGTCGATCGTATACGGTTAACGACAGATTTTTATCCAGCCACACCTGGAGAAGAACTGAGGGGAACTAAGGAGAAAGCCTCATTCACTTTGGAAAATAGTCAAGAAGAAGCTTTACAGGAAATAGAAGAAAACGAAAAAAACAATCAAGATAATGAAATCGACCAACAAGCAAGCAATAACACACAATCTACAGAAGGAGAAATATCAGAAGAAAACGAGTTTACCGATGAAGAAACGAATATTCCGCTAAAATGATGGAATTTTAGGTGGTGACAAAATGAAACCGACTCAGCCGATGAGATTAGGAGATTTATTAGTTCAAAGTGGGATGATCACAGAGGGGCAATTAGAAGAGGCGTTGGCAGACAAAAAGCCGCAGCAAAAACTTGGGGATGTTCTCATCCAAAAAGGTTTTATCACAGAGCTTCAGCTTGTGGAAGTGTTAGAATTTCAGCTCGGCATTCCTCATGTTAGTCTTTATAACTACCCATTTGACCATTCCTTGTTGAAGCTCGTGCCGAAGGAATTTGCGAAGCGAAATTTTGTCATTCCTTTAAAAAAAGAAGGAAATAAACTATATGTCGCTATGGCAGATCCAATGGATTATTTTGTCATTAATGACTTGCGTTTATCAACAGGCTTTACAATTGAACCTGTCATTGCTACAAAAAGCGACATTATACGAAGCTTAAGCAAATTATATGATATGGGAGATTTTGATGATGAATGGATCGAAAATCAAGCTTCCTTAGAATTGGAAGATGTCAACCTAGAAGATGAAGACTCTCCGATTGTCAAGCTCGTGAACCAAATCATCCAACAAGCAGTTGTTCATAACGCAAGTGACATCCATATTGATCCGCAAGAACAGAAAGTGGTTATTCGCTACCGAGTTGATGGAACATTGCGAACAGAACGAATTTTACCAAAGTCGATTCAAGACCACTTGCTGACGAGAATAAAAATTCTAGCAAACTTAAATATTACCGAACAGCGAATCCCTCAAGATGGTCGTATAAAAATGGATATCGACTTTCGAAAGATAGACTTGCGGATTAGTACATTACCGACTATCTTCGGTGAAAAAATCGTCATTCGAATTTTAGACTTTAGTGCGACAGTAAATGATATTACTCAACTCGGCTTTCAAAAAGAAAACCTTGATCAATTTATGAAGCTTATTAAAAAACCGCACGGGATTGTTCTCATTACCGGTCCGACTGGTAGTGGGAAAACGTCTACGATGTATTCTGCTTTAAATATTTTAAATAAAGAAGAATTTAACATTATTACGATTGAAGACCCTGTTGAATATCAAATCGAAGGAGTAAATCAAATTCAAGTGAATCCGAATGTCGGTCTGACATTTGCTACAGGTTTGCGGGCGATTTTACGACAAGATCCTAATATCATTATGGTTGGAGAAATTCGCGATTTAGAAACGGCGGAAATGGCCGTCCGTGCATCTATGACTGGTCATTTAGTTTTTTCAACTTTACATACGAATGATTCGATCGGAACAATAAGCCGCTTAAAGGATTTAGGGGTAGAGCCGTTTTTAATCGCCTCATCCTTAAATGGCGTTGTATCACAGCGCCTTGTTCGAAAAATTTGCCGTGACTGTAAACAAGAAGAAAATGCGAGCTTACGTGAAAAAGAAATATTCACAAAATATGGAATGACAATTGAAAAAGTTTACCGCGGCAAAGGATGTCCGACCTGTCATATGACTGGCTATCGAGGACGGACAGCCATCCATGAAGTGCTTGTAGTCAATGAAAAAATTAGACAATCTATTATGAATCATGCCCCTATGACTGAAATCCAACAAGCGGCAATCGAAAATGGATTCACGTTTTTAATTGAAGACGGTCTAGCAAAAGTTAAAGAAGGAATTACAACGACAGAAGAAATTTTACGTGTTGTCATGGAATAATGGGGGGATATGGAATGAAAAAAATGATCGAATCAATTTTACGCAAAGCACATGAAAAGAAAGCTTCCGATGTCCATTTGTCAACGGAGATGGCGCCGATTTACCGCATTCATGGCAGCTTACGCGATGAACCCGCTGCACCGCTAACAAAGGAGGAAATGGAAGCAGCCTTTCAAGATTTAATGGGAGAGTCATTATGGCAGGACTTTTGTGAAAAAGGGGAAGTTGATTTTTCATATGAAATGCCTGACGTCTCCAGATTCCGCGTCAATGTTTATAAAAAAAGGGAAGGGTTTTCCGCTGCGTTCCGCTTAATTCCAAATACCATCCCATCTATTGATGAGTTAAAACTGCCGCCCATTTTGAAAAAATTAGCGGAAAAACCACAAGGACTCATAATAGTTACAGGACCTACTGGAAGCGGGAAATCGACGACATTAGCAGCCATGATTGACTATATTAATCGAACGGCCCGGAAGCATATTATCACCTTAGAGGACCCGATCGAATATACGTATTCAAATCACCTGTCCATTATTGATCAACGCGAAATTGGCAAAGATACAAAACAGTTTTCTTCAGGACTTCGCGCTGCCTTGCGTCAAGATCCTGATGTCATTCTCGTTGGAGAAATGCGTGATTTAGAAACAATATCTACTGCGATTTCAGCTGCCGAAACGGGACACTTAGTGTTTGCCACTTTACATACAATCAGCGCCCCAACAACGATTGAACGGATCATTGACGTCTTTCCTTCGGAGCAGCAGGAGCAAATTCGTTACCAGCTAGCCACCGTATTAGTCTCTGTCGTTGCCCAACGGCTTTTCCCTTTGCATAAAGGATTAGGTCGGGTTGCTGCGATGGAAATATTAATTAATAATCATAGTGTGCGCAACTTAATTCGCAATCAAAAGCTTCATCAAATACCAAATGTCATTCAAACATCGAAAGAATTTGGAATGCAGACGATGGAAATGCACATGAAACAGTTGTTAATAGAGCAGCAAATCTCTTATGAAGCAGTCAAAGGTTATTTGGAGGATAATGGCTATGCCTCTATTTAATTATGAGGCCCGCGACCGTAAAGGAAAAGTTCATCGCGGTGTCCTTAAGGCGAATTCAAAACAAGAATTACAGCAAAAGCTTCTAAAAAAGAATTTGCGTCTCTTACATGCAAACGAAAAGAAGGAATCTATCTGGACAAAAGAAATTTACATCGGTTCCCCTGTGAAACCGATAGATTTTATTATTTTTTTGCGTCAATTTGCCATTTTAATTAAATCAGGCGTATCGATCGTTGAATCAACTAGAATATTAGGGGCGCAAACAGAAAGCAAAACATTAAAAAAAGCGCTGCAAAAAATTGAAGTGGAGTTAAGAGAAGGATCTTCTCTTTCATCTGCTTGTCAACATCATCCCCACATCTTTTCGCCTTTATTTGTCCATATGCTGCAAGCAGGGGAAGTAAGCGGGACAATGGATACAACGTTAGAACGTTTAGCTGATTATTTCGACAAGCAATATCGAACAAAACAAAAAGTGAAATCTGCCCTTACGTATCCAGCCGTCATTTCCATCATCACCGTGTGTATTGTCACGTTTTTACTGATTTATGTTATTCCAACTTTCGTAGACCTTTTTGAGCAATTTGATGGCGAATTACCATTTATTACTCGCGTTGTGATTGGCACAAGCAACTGGTTTATCGAACAATTTTGGCTAGTTCTTATCTTGATTCTCATTTTTGTCATCTCTTTTTCAATATTTTTTTACACAAAGTCTATACGAATTTATCTTGATAATGTTATACTAAAAATGCCACTTATAGGTAAATTGTATCAAAAATCTATCATTGCTAGATTTTCCAGGACTTTCAGCTCATTGTTAGCGAGTTCTGTTCCGATTCTTGAATCCTTAACCTTAACCGAAAAAATTGTCGGCAATGAAGTTATAGCAAAGGTCCTCAGAAAGGCGAGAAATTCAATTGAAACAGGGAACTCCCTAACTGAGCCAATGAAAGAGCACTGGGCGATTCCGCCTCTTGTTACACAAATGGTCGCAATTGGTGAAAAAACAGGTTCGCTAGATTATATGCTTAGTAAAGTTGCCGATTTTTATGAAGCCGAAGTCGAAACTGCTACGGATCAATTTAAAGCATTACTAGAACCGATGATGATTATCTTTTTAGCTGTTATTGTCGGAACCGTCGTATTAGCCATTGTCGTTCCGATGTTTCAAATTTTCAACAACATTCAATAATAATAAGGAGGTATTTTTATGTTCAAAAATCGAGTGAAAAATGAACGAGGCTTAACGTTAGTAGAATTATTAGCGGTCATTGTTATTTTAGGCGTAATCGCAGCAGTCGCAGTTCCATCCATCGGAAACATTATCCAAAAATCGAAAGAAGACGGAGTAAAAGCAGATGCAATTGCCATTTTAAATGCGGCGAAGTTGTATATCACTGAACAAAACGTAGACACAACATCAGGTGCAGTAACAATTACTAAAGACGATTTAGTAGACTATTTAGAAGATAGTGGAACAGAATGGCAAGGTAATGGCCCTACCATCACTTATAATTCTAATAACCAATTAACAATTTCTGGTTCAGCTACAGCAGGTAATAAAACATTAACTTTTGATAATGCAACGATTAAAGATATTAATGATGATGATAGTGGCGACAATAAT is a window from the Bacillus alveayuensis genome containing:
- a CDS encoding type IV pilus assembly protein PilB (product_source=KO:K02652; cath_funfam=3.30.450.90,3.40.50.300; cog=COG2804; ko=KO:K02652; pfam=PF00437,PF05157; smart=SM00382; superfamily=160246,52540; tigrfam=TIGR02538) — its product is MKPTQPMRLGDLLVQSGMITEGQLEEALADKKPQQKLGDVLIQKGFITELQLVEVLEFQLGIPHVSLYNYPFDHSLLKLVPKEFAKRNFVIPLKKEGNKLYVAMADPMDYFVINDLRLSTGFTIEPVIATKSDIIRSLSKLYDMGDFDDEWIENQASLELEDVNLEDEDSPIVKLVNQIIQQAVVHNASDIHIDPQEQKVVIRYRVDGTLRTERILPKSIQDHLLTRIKILANLNITEQRIPQDGRIKMDIDFRKIDLRISTLPTIFGEKIVIRILDFSATVNDITQLGFQKENLDQFMKLIKKPHGIVLITGPTGSGKTSTMYSALNILNKEEFNIITIEDPVEYQIEGVNQIQVNPNVGLTFATGLRAILRQDPNIIMVGEIRDLETAEMAVRASMTGHLVFSTLHTNDSIGTISRLKDLGVEPFLIASSLNGVVSQRLVRKICRDCKQEENASLREKEIFTKYGMTIEKVYRGKGCPTCHMTGYRGRTAIHEVLVVNEKIRQSIMNHAPMTEIQQAAIENGFTFLIEDGLAKVKEGITTTEEILRVVME
- a CDS encoding hypothetical protein (product_source=Hypo-rule applied; cleavage_site_network=SignalP-noTM; pfam=PF04294) gives rise to the protein MAKNFWILLLTVTFIAGCSHLMETSEQTQTYLADEVITGKTKEELKQFIDTMTANWLKNTEIQFVYEEKKHTITNDVFTFLPRETLSNIAVEKKNHLFVKIDQEKVKKEISSFTNDAVATAIDYDALTNELTLLAEQNQTGTHTFLLQDYIKIDPNKQNETVSMSSMFIPSSFRSFIEDWISQHEVIEILENSLFSFETYMNDFQGDYSNEEWSFLATAIYKTILPSNFEILQRTTSRTLPGYTILGYDVSVSPGKRNFVFQNVNSLPYKLSFAIEKDRLYVKLIGHPFIYQYDIEVDNVKYYEAEPIVYFTNQLEKGIFVETKKGLSAVSADIYRILYTHDGSLVDRIRLTTDFYPATPGEELRGTKEKASFTLENSQEEALQEIEENEKNNQDNEIDQQASNNTQSTEGEISEENEFTDEETNIPLK
- a CDS encoding type IV pilus assembly protein PilA (product_source=KO:K02650; cath_funfam=3.30.700.10; cog=COG2165; ko=KO:K02650; pfam=PF07963; superfamily=54523; tigrfam=TIGR02532; transmembrane_helix_parts=Inside_1_12,TMhelix_13_35,Outside_36_144); amino-acid sequence: MFKNRVKNERGLTLVELLAVIVILGVIAAVAVPSIGNIIQKSKEDGVKADAIAILNAAKLYITEQNVDTTSGAVTITKDDLVDYLEDSGTEWQGNGPTITYNSNNQLTISGSATAGNKTLTFDNATIKDINDDDSGDNNTTIPN
- a CDS encoding prepilin-type N-terminal cleavage/methylation domain-containing protein (product_source=TIGR02532; cog=COG2165; pfam=PF07963; superfamily=54523; tigrfam=TIGR02532; transmembrane_helix_parts=Outside_1_9,TMhelix_10_32,Inside_33_151), with the translated sequence MRYQGENGLTLVEIVASIAILSIVMMVFATFFTQSAMFSNKNERAIEATNLARAVLEEIRYTPESIPANVPNETTVYETFHQENEPKINAVNDDGSFKTNADLRLRLTVSKEEAVNLYKVKVEVIDDSSQVIADTYGYVEAQSEKNETISE
- a CDS encoding type II secretory pathway pseudopilin PulG (product_source=COG2165; cath_funfam=1.20.5.110; cog=COG2165; superfamily=54523; transmembrane_helix_parts=Outside_1_14,TMhelix_15_37,Inside_38_163); protein product: MKKMKRYQNEHGMTLVEMLAAFSLFIIFIVLFYNILTSTVGNLNERMKREEARREANYVFSLLTNIHQTSSRYVIEPLDETSFQIVYIVDGDVKETTVDTSPYKWTLTINGQKVEKSTEMDVTNSENLIIDVTLQLAQIEKRQDILEFETTISRLTKANGGSE
- a CDS encoding type IV pilus assembly protein PilC (product_source=KO:K02653; cog=COG1459; ko=KO:K02653; pfam=PF00482; transmembrane_helix_parts=Inside_1_167,TMhelix_168_190,Outside_191_218,TMhelix_219_241,Inside_242_375,TMhelix_376_398,Outside_399_402), with protein sequence MPLFNYEARDRKGKVHRGVLKANSKQELQQKLLKKNLRLLHANEKKESIWTKEIYIGSPVKPIDFIIFLRQFAILIKSGVSIVESTRILGAQTESKTLKKALQKIEVELREGSSLSSACQHHPHIFSPLFVHMLQAGEVSGTMDTTLERLADYFDKQYRTKQKVKSALTYPAVISIITVCIVTFLLIYVIPTFVDLFEQFDGELPFITRVVIGTSNWFIEQFWLVLILILIFVISFSIFFYTKSIRIYLDNVILKMPLIGKLYQKSIIARFSRTFSSLLASSVPILESLTLTEKIVGNEVIAKVLRKARNSIETGNSLTEPMKEHWAIPPLVTQMVAIGEKTGSLDYMLSKVADFYEAEVETATDQFKALLEPMMIIFLAVIVGTVVLAIVVPMFQIFNNIQ
- a CDS encoding twitching motility protein PilT (product_source=KO:K02669; cath_funfam=3.30.450.90,3.40.50.300; cog=COG2805; ko=KO:K02669; pfam=PF00437; smart=SM00382; superfamily=52540; tigrfam=TIGR01420), producing MKKMIESILRKAHEKKASDVHLSTEMAPIYRIHGSLRDEPAAPLTKEEMEAAFQDLMGESLWQDFCEKGEVDFSYEMPDVSRFRVNVYKKREGFSAAFRLIPNTIPSIDELKLPPILKKLAEKPQGLIIVTGPTGSGKSTTLAAMIDYINRTARKHIITLEDPIEYTYSNHLSIIDQREIGKDTKQFSSGLRAALRQDPDVILVGEMRDLETISTAISAAETGHLVFATLHTISAPTTIERIIDVFPSEQQEQIRYQLATVLVSVVAQRLFPLHKGLGRVAAMEILINNHSVRNLIRNQKLHQIPNVIQTSKEFGMQTMEMHMKQLLIEQQISYEAVKGYLEDNGYASI